The genome window CCGCATCTTTCATCGGCGCCAGCCTCTCCAGGGCGCAGCTGTCAAAGGCCAACCTGGACTATGCGCTCCTTCGAGGGGCCATTCTGACGCAGGTGAACGCGCTCCGAGCCAGCTTCAGCGAAGCAGACCTTCAAGACGCGGACCTTCAAGGCGCGGACCTTCAAGGCGCCTACCTGGTCAGTGCCAACCTCGCGTCCGCGAATCTCCGAGATGCTCATCTGGAAGGCGCGGTCCTTCATGGAGCGAGGCTTTCTGGGGCAGATCTCCGCGGCGCCTCCGGATTACAGGCGACCCAGGCCTCCTGGATTGATCTGGGTCACGAGAACGCTCCCGTCCGGGTTGAAGGCGAGGCGCTGCGTTCATGGCTGGCCCAGGCCACAATGAAGATCTTCTGACAGGGTAGTCAACGCCGTTCGGCATCACGGCAAGCGGGACCAAGCTCTCCCTCAATGAGTGGTTCATGCTTGAGCAGTGCTCAACGCCATTCGGCATCACGGCGAACGGGACCACTGGGGCGTCGCGACAGCGGGAAAAACACCGTCGCGGAGTGCTCAACGCCTTTCGGCATCACGGCGAGCGGGACACTACCTGCGCTATCCTTTCAAGAGCGCCGATTCCACAAGTGCTCAACGCCTTTCGGCATCACGGCGAGCGGGACTTGCTCCGCGAAGGCCATCTGCCCGACAGGGGTGCTCACGTGCTCAACGCCTTTCGGCATCACGGCGAGTGGGACCCCACGCGGGGCACCTGGTGCGAGAGGACGCCCCACCTTCGTGCTCAACGCCTTTCGGCATCACGGCGAGCGGGACGAAGCCGAGATTGAAGTCCTGGGTGGACTGCTTCTCGTGCTCAACGCCTTTCGGCATCACGGCGAGCGGGACCCGTCTTGGGCGGCGTCACGCGCACCAACGGCGTGTGCTCAACGCCTTTCGCATCACGGCGAGCGGGACCTGACGCTGCGCAAGGCGAACCCCCGGCATGAATTCTCGTGCTCAACGCCTTTCGGCATCACGGCGAGCGGGACTTGCCGTCCTCTGGGATGGCAATGGCGCCCGTATCCGTCAACACGGGGCGACCGCGCTTGGTGCACCTGACCGGGTAATACTATACAAGAGTCGTAGAATCCTGGATGACTTCGACCAGCCTCCCGAATTCACGCTCATCTCGTGCCGCCAACTCGGCGGACAGTCCCCCTCCCTGTGAAGAACGGTCGACGTAGAAGGCTGCATCACCGCGCTCGTAGAGCGGAGTCAGTGGGCTGGTATAGGGCAGCTTCTGGAAGCCGAGCTGGAGAAGCGTCTCGTCGATGGCTCCCACCAAGGAGGGAGCCACGATTCGGACATTCCCCGTTCCGCTGCTCACGAGTGAAGGGAGGAACCGTCGCCGATGCTCCAGAAGGGCCATCCGCTTCCTGCTGAAGGCCATCAGGAAGAGCATGTCCTTCAAGGAACCATACAGGGGAACGATATGGTCCTCGTTCTTGAACGGCTCTTCTGGGTCCGCCTGGACAACAGGACAGTCAGCCTGCTCCGTGGCCTCCCCGCAGTCGAGCAAGAACCTTCCGTAGGTGTCCACGAGCTGGGCGCCAATGAAGATGTACCTCCGAGGGGGACGCCGCTTGCTCGTTTCGTAGAACTTCAGGATCCGGCCGATGGCGAAGTCGGCATCTTCCTCGCGGAGGCTTCCCATGCTTCGTCCCATGCTGAGGAGGAAGTCCTTGTAGTGGGAGGGAAGAGGCCGCTTGAGCAGGCTCTCGAGCCGGGAGACCTCCACTGCCGACGCTCCCTGGGCCTGATCGGAAAATGCGGGTTCGAATCCATTGATGTACTTGAGCAGTTCTTTCATGGCGTAGGGCATCAAACGGGAGCGAGAGAGTTCAGCATGACTTCTTGTTGATGTCGCAGAGCATCTCCGTCAACACCACCTTGCAGGTGTCGCACGAGGGAACGCTCTCGCGGTGTCGGAAGTCCCTCTTGGCGTACTCTCCGTTCCGGAGATGTTCGACTGTGACCGTCACGCCAGGCCGCTTGAAGCGCTTCAGGATTCGTGGACGGAACCAGAGCTCGGACATGGAAGAGGGGATATGTCCCTCCCGCAGCGCCTTCTGGACGAGCTGTGGTCCCGCGCAGACACCGGGCAGGTTCTTGCCAATCTTCTTTTGGCGGAACGAACTCAGGGGGATTTCGTCGCCTCTGGGATTGGTTATCAGCGCACCCTTGGCGAGTGGTTGGCAGAGGCTCCATCTCCCATCTTGGGTTTGCAGCCGGTTGACGGCCTCACCAAATCCATCGAGATAGTAAGAGCCGGACATTGCGGCATAGATCTTATGATTGAGCCTGCAAATGAGTACGCCAATCATGTACCCCCTGAAGACTTCCGAACCATCCTCGTCGATGTCTGCCTTGAGGGTCGAAAGCTTCTTCTCTCGGGTCACTTTCAGCAGCTCCCGGAGAAGCTTCCTGGCTTGTGTCAGCGAAAGGTGGGTTTCTGGCAGGCGATGCTCGGCCTTGTCTTCATTGCAGTTGGGGCACCGGATGTTCCCGTCGACGGGGTCGTCACCATAGACCAGGCCGGTGCCCCCTGCGGAAATGAAGCTCGTGTTGAAGGTGTTCCCATTGTGCAGCGTCGGGTCGAGGAATCGCACCACGCCCTTGCCCTCCACCTTCACATCCATGCTGCCGCTGCCCCAGGTCATCTTTCCTTTGAACTTGGAAGAGATGAGTCCACCGGCCGTGCCCGGTTCGTCGCCGGAGCTGGTGCTCAGCTCGGAACTCGTCAAGGCGACGGGGTTGCCCTCAATCGTCGTCTTCTTGCTCCCCTTCGCGAGCATTGAGTCCTGGGCAGAGTTGACGAATGGCGTAGGCACCGGCCCTGCCGGTGTCGGGACCTTGCAGACATCCGGCGCCGCCGAAACATGCGTGTTGCCTGCCCCCTTATGCAGAATCGAGCGCCCATTGGCGAAGACCTTGGTCATGGCTCCTCCTCAGTTCCTCGGAATCAGCTCCACGATGCACGCTCCGATGCGACCTCCATCGGAACTTCCGTAGATGAGCGTCCTGCGGTCACCGCGCTGCTTCCACCGCGCCCGGTGCAGCGCCACACCCAGCATGACGGGGCCCGTGCCCGCTCCTGCGTCCCCGAGTCCCTCTCCCGCCACTTCCACGCACAGGGGCTCGGGCATCAGGGCTGTGTTGCGTAGGTACGCTCGGGAAAATTCGGTACCCCAGAAGGATTCTCCCGGCTGACAAGCCAGGACCCCATCCACCCGCCGTGCCCCAGCCTCCCTGTTCTGCCGCAACTGCCGCAGCACATTGGTCAGGCCCTCCGCCATGCTGGGAGCCTGTTGGGTGAACGGGGTTGGCTCCACGGCCAGCGCCGTGCCGAGCAGCACGCCCAGGGGCTCCAGTCCCAGTGACGTCGTCGCGCCCGGGCGTGCCAGGGCGACGAATCCTGCGGCCTCGCCCGGAATCCTCCCGTCCCGGTTGACTGGGCCCAGCGTCAGCCGCGCCGAGACCAGGTCCTCCAGCGATGTGGGGTCGCCCAGCGAGTCCACTGCCCCCACCAATGCAAGCGCCCCTGCCTTCCCGGAGCGCAGGTCCGCCTGAGCCGCGGTGAGGGCCTCGAAGAATGCAGCCCGCCCCGCCGCGTACGTCTTCACCACCCGTAGGCGTCCTCCCGTGTCCGCCAGCAAATCCGCCAGCATCGACTCCTGCTGTACCTCCGCTCCCATGCCGACTTCGGGCAATCCGAGATACAGCGGCAGGGGCCCACCGGGCAGGCCCGTCACCAATGGGAGGAGCTCCGAGAGCGCCTGCCGTCCCAGGGCTGCCATGCGCCGTGTCCTCGAAAGTGACGGTGTGAGCAGGCTCAGTCGCGAAGCGCGTACGGGCTCGCCCAGAGCGTCCTTGACCGATGTCTCGGCGAAGCGCACGAGTCCCGCGCGCAGGGATGCGAGCGTCATTCGCGTCGAAGTACCCACGGGCGTACACATGCCGAGGCCCACCACCAGCTCGCCGCTCACGAGACGTTCTCCCAGGGCTCCAGCAACCGCACGGAGCTGACCTCGTGCGTGGCCAACTCTCGGTGAGCAGGGAAGGTCGCGCGCCAGGTGAGCACGACCCGGCGCTCCTCCGGCTCCAGCAACACCGTGTCTAGCATCATGCGCCGACGCTCACGGCGCCGGACAAAGGTGCAGCGCGCCAGCAGACGGAACGAGGGAAGGGTGAATGCGACGGGGCCGTCCGGTGAGACGCCATCCAGCGCCACGAGTTCCCCGCCGCGGAGGTGAGGCGAAGCCTGCAACGCCTGGGGTGCCGTCTGGAGGAAGCGCTCGTCGAAGTCCTCTGGCCAGAGCGGCGCCCGCTGCTCCACCCACGCCCCGTTGTACGTCCCCGCCCACCCGAGGCGAGGCTGCCAGTGTCGCGCCACCGGGCCAAAGCCACACGGCGGCGGCCGGTCCGTCCATTTGTGGATGGGATGCAGGGGCTCCTCGATGGCGGGGAGAGGCTTGTCGATGGCCTCCTTCGCGCTCTCGTAGCAGCCCCGGCCCACGGGGTTTCGCGCCTCGCGCCAGGCCGCGGAGGTACCGCCGAAGCTGTACTCGTACTGAAGCGGCACGGACTCGAAGGGCAGCGGGTCCGACGCGCTCAGACCCACGAGGCTCCGGTACCAGACGCGTGCGCCCGAAATGAGGGCCTGCTTCTCCAGTGCGCCCACCCGCACCGTCACCAGCGTTCGTGTCACCTTGCGGCCTCGGGGTGCCCACGCACGGCCGTGTAGCAGCACATCGGTCGCCATCCGGGTGTATGCGGCTTGGGACTCGTAGCGAAGGCTCGAATTTTCGGGCTCGCCCCAATACGCGTCGGCCTTCGGTGGAGGGACCTGCTCGTCGCACGGGGACAACGGCGTGGTGGCAAGCCGCCCGGGCGGGGGGAGGGTGAAGCTGCCCGCGACGACGAGGACGAGGCACTCCTCGCCCTGCTTCGTCAGGGAAAGGAAGTCCGTGGCCGCGAACGGGGTGAAGTTCTTGAGGGCGGGCATTGCGTATCGCTCCTGGCCTCAACGCAGGGTATGGATGAGTGGCACGTCCCGCATGTGCGCGCAGTCCGTTCGGGCATTCACAAGGGCCACGCGCTGGCGGCGGGAGAAGGCGCGCGTCGGGATGACGTGCTTGCCGCGAGTGCGAATGGCCAGCTCGCGCGCTAGAACGTGCCGGCGCCGCATGGGGCT of Myxococcus virescens contains these proteins:
- a CDS encoding SMI1/KNR4 family protein, which translates into the protein MKELLKYINGFEPAFSDQAQGASAVEVSRLESLLKRPLPSHYKDFLLSMGRSMGSLREEDADFAIGRILKFYETSKRRPPRRYIFIGAQLVDTYGRFLLDCGEATEQADCPVVQADPEEPFKNEDHIVPLYGSLKDMLFLMAFSRKRMALLEHRRRFLPSLVSSGTGNVRIVAPSLVGAIDETLLQLGFQKLPYTSPLTPLYERGDAAFYVDRSSQGGGLSAELAARDEREFGRLVEVIQDSTTLV
- a CDS encoding DUF2169 family type VI secretion system accessory protein; the protein is MPALKNFTPFAATDFLSLTKQGEECLVLVVAGSFTLPPPGRLATTPLSPCDEQVPPPKADAYWGEPENSSLRYESQAAYTRMATDVLLHGRAWAPRGRKVTRTLVTVRVGALEKQALISGARVWYRSLVGLSASDPLPFESVPLQYEYSFGGTSAAWREARNPVGRGCYESAKEAIDKPLPAIEEPLHPIHKWTDRPPPCGFGPVARHWQPRLGWAGTYNGAWVEQRAPLWPEDFDERFLQTAPQALQASPHLRGGELVALDGVSPDGPVAFTLPSFRLLARCTFVRRRERRRMMLDTVLLEPEERRVVLTWRATFPAHRELATHEVSSVRLLEPWENVS
- a CDS encoding pentapeptide repeat-containing protein, with product MNTMKAEFIKALDWHTEWLRSGGQNGKRLHLEDADLSLLNLSSRDLSEAALPGARLDGCILDRTKLAHANLASASFIGASLSRAQLSKANLDYALLRGAILTQVNALRASFSEADLQDADLQGADLQGAYLVSANLASANLRDAHLEGAVLHGARLSGADLRGASGLQATQASWIDLGHENAPVRVEGEALRSWLAQATMKIF
- a CDS encoding 3-oxoacyl-ACP synthase, with amino-acid sequence MAALGRQALSELLPLVTGLPGGPLPLYLGLPEVGMGAEVQQESMLADLLADTGGRLRVVKTYAAGRAAFFEALTAAQADLRSGKAGALALVGAVDSLGDPTSLEDLVSARLTLGPVNRDGRIPGEAAGFVALARPGATTSLGLEPLGVLLGTALAVEPTPFTQQAPSMAEGLTNVLRQLRQNREAGARRVDGVLACQPGESFWGTEFSRAYLRNTALMPEPLCVEVAGEGLGDAGAGTGPVMLGVALHRARWKQRGDRRTLIYGSSDGGRIGACIVELIPRN
- a CDS encoding DUF4150 domain-containing protein, producing the protein MTKVFANGRSILHKGAGNTHVSAAPDVCKVPTPAGPVPTPFVNSAQDSMLAKGSKKTTIEGNPVALTSSELSTSSGDEPGTAGGLISSKFKGKMTWGSGSMDVKVEGKGVVRFLDPTLHNGNTFNTSFISAGGTGLVYGDDPVDGNIRCPNCNEDKAEHRLPETHLSLTQARKLLRELLKVTREKKLSTLKADIDEDGSEVFRGYMIGVLICRLNHKIYAAMSGSYYLDGFGEAVNRLQTQDGRWSLCQPLAKGALITNPRGDEIPLSSFRQKKIGKNLPGVCAGPQLVQKALREGHIPSSMSELWFRPRILKRFKRPGVTVTVEHLRNGEYAKRDFRHRESVPSCDTCKVVLTEMLCDINKKSC